The segment ACATTATGATGAAATATTAAACTTCTTCAACAATCGATCAACAAATGCTTTTGCAGAGAGTTTTAACGCTAAACTAAAAGCCTTTAGGACTCAACTAAGAGGGGTTACAGATATTAGTTTCTTTCTATTTAGGGTTACTAAATTATTTGCTTAATAAGTTATCCCCCCTAGTTTTGCAGGTGATCCAGTATTTTAATGAGAGATACAACGAAAAGTAAGATATTATAGTCTTACAAGCTTCTATTTTATCACAACAAATCCCATAGATGTGTTCAATAAATTCTTATTGACAAATGATAAATTCACACTAGACAGCTAGTGGCTAATCACCCTCCTATATTTGCTATTACTATTATTTGAAGATAGATTATAGCGATAATCAACGATGTAATTCATTTCTTATATTAAGAAAATTCTTAATATATTTGTCAAGAAGCCTGTTCCAAACGAACAGGCTTCTTTATTGAAAATAATTTACTGTTAGACTAAATTTGGCTTAATAAGCCACTATATTTGATAGTATTCAATATAATAATAGTGAAATATTAATAGATCACTAGACAATAGTGAAATATTTTTACATAAAAACAATATACTAGCACTCATTGAACAAAGTGCAAATTCTGTGGTTTATAAATAAATACAGAAAATAAAGTAGGTCGAAATCAATCTTTGGTAGCTTGCCAAAAAGCCAAAGATTAATAGATGAGACCTACTTTAATAAAAATAAAAGGAGAGTCTCTTACTTAGTAAAAGCTCTCCTTTTATTCATTTTAGGGATTCCATAAACATGTATCGGTAGACCTACTACTCCCTTATAAAAAATTCAAAATAAAAAACCATAAAAAAAGAGAGGAAAAGAAAATTATAAAGAGAAGACTCTTATAATCTTCTTTTACACTCTCCTACTACTCCAACATGGATTCGAATTTTAAGTAAAAAAATACTAGTAATTTTAGATTGCTAAACATGTATTTAGTAAATTATCTAGAGTTTTCGTTGTAAGTAGTTTTGATTCCACAGTAAAAACTGTTATGCTAAAAAAGGATTGATAAAAGGAAAATTTAAATGATAAAAATTATAAGACCAATCATAATTGCAAAATACACAAGATAGAGGCTGAGAGCCTCATATCTTCATTTTGACAGACTTTATAATAAAAGTTTTGTGTATTAAATCATTCCTATAACTATAATATACTGAGGATAAACATTTTGTCAAGATCACATTCCGACTAGTTCTATCCATATAAAAAACGAACTCTTTTTATGTATGAAATACTATAGCTACTAAAACTTTACTCTTCCACCAATCCTTTTTATTTTCAATGTTTTCAAAGATCTATTCTAGAAAAAATCCCACATAACCACCCAATGATATTCAGAAGTATGAAAGCTAAATTTTAACAAGGGAAATATTGCAATAGAATATTAGCTAACAAATATTAGAATTAAAGAAAACTAATCTACTCCTAATCTCAATTTACACTTCGTCATTGAGTGATAGTGGGGATTAAGAATAATATAATTCTAGATTTATAAAATTATGAAAAAACGATTTTAAGTTAAGGGTTAATATTGTCTTATATTGTTCATATTATTCTCAATCAATATCTTATCTATCTCTATGACTAGTATAGTATAGCATAGAGATAGATAACCAATAATTTCAAAGAAATACTACAAGGAATGAAATTTAAAAACGAATAGATACAAGCAAGATATACGAGCTTTATTGTCAATTAGCACACGACTTAAAAAGGAGAAGTAAAATACATATGCATCTGATTTATAGAGCTTTTAAATCAAGGCTTGATCAAAGAGTGAATCAGCTTTAATCAAGCCTCAATTCTTTAAAAAACAATCAGTAAAAAGGATGTTAGGTATAATCTCCTTTTTATCTTTGCTCATCATGCAATTGATCTATTGAAGAGAGCAACTTGCAAGCAATCAGATTTATTTTAACCATTTTAGAGTGGTATATTCTCTAAAACCAACAAGCCTGATAGCCTATGCATATTACTAAAAACAAGAGTAAATAGATTGCATTCCTTTGTGAAATCATTGCTTCTTATCAGTTTATATTTTCGTCTTTTAAATTAACTAATCCAGTAGATTTTAAACATTATTATCAATTAAACCCCTAATAGATATTTCATATTATGAAAATTATTGCATTAATATAAAATACCCTTTCAAAGTTTAACACTGCTAATATATGTATTAATTTTACATATACCAAAACTAATTCAAGACATTTTTTTACATATTAAGACTTCCTATATTCATCATTAGTCTCTCAACAAATGAATAATATGCCTACAACCCCCACAAATAAGGGAATAATCACTCTTTTTTAATTATCTTGAATGACAAACTGACTATATATATAATTATATTTCTATACCAATAAATAATTTATCTTGTCACTATTAAACTAGATTTTATGTCCTTATTCTTAAATAATATAGGATATATCTAATGGACAAAGAGATGTTAATGAACCATAATGGAAAAAGATTTTAAGTTCGATAGAGAAAAGTATTAAACACACTGGCTAGTTGGGTGATATTAAGCTATCCTGCCCATCGACAATAACATTTTTAAAGTACTCTGACTTAACAAGCATCTATTGTATCATCCGTTTGAGCATCTTCAACCGTATCTTTATTTACCACAAGATAAACATCCAACTCATTGCATCGCCTTATTGTAGCAGCTATAAATGATGTTTAAAATCATATTCTAATCTGAAAATAAAAAGAGAGCAGTAAAATAAGGTGTAGATAAAGTAGGATTACTGGAGATATACAAACACCCTGGTGTGTCTACGATATGATAACATCATAACACCGACAAGAGCATGCTTTGACACCGACACCGTATCATCATGTCGGTGTCATAGTGAATTTTATCTTTTTAAAAAATCAGCTCTATAGGGTATATTATACAATGGTAGTTGGTAAAAATAAAGATGTAATCGACTACTTATCAACAACTTGACAAGAATCACGATTTGCCGTTATACTAAAGAGGAGAGAGGAAACGGATAGAAACAAAAAAGGACGACCAAAGTCGTCCCTTTATGTGATTCCGAAGCGATTCGAACGCTTGACCCACGCCTTAGAAGGGCGTTGCTCTATCCAGCTGAGCTACGGAACCAATCCTTATTTGCGTGTGCAAAGGTAAAACGTTTTTTGGAAACATCAAAAAAAATAGGCTATTTTATCTCTATAAATTTTCATGCTTGGTTAAAGGTCCAAAACACTCCCTAGCTTACAGCTTAAAGATTATTTTATTAGATCTGAAAAAGGAGGATTTCTACTACTGTTTAAGTCACTTTTATGATAAAGGTAAAATCTACTGATCTCAAAGAGCAAAAAAGCCTCAAAAGTGTAAACTTAAATTACCCATAAGTGTAGATTCTAAAAATCAATACAAATAATAATTGTTAATCTATTTAACATTATATATATTTAGAGAAGAGTATAAGAATATCTATTTTGTATCCAAAAAACACTCAAGAGTGTATTACCGATCAGAATATGATTTTTGTATTTATAAGGTATAAAGAGAAACATCTTCTATTTATGCCTAAACCTTTACACAATTCTATTTATATTTTAATCATCAAACGCTACAATGTTAAAACGGGATAACTTTTTCAAGCTATCCCGTTTTTACCTTTTTGGTTATATCGAATTCTAAATCACTCCATCTTTGAAGTATCTGGTAGAGTTTTCTCTTTTATAAAGAAATAGCCACCAGAAAAAGCCAAAAACAAGAGACAAATGCTGCATATAGCCCATGAATTACCTTCTCCGAAAGCGTGGTTTATATAGAAGCAAGCTCCTAGTGACGCTAAGAAAAAAAGATATAGAGGTAAAAAGATAATTTGATTGGCAGTTTTACCAGGTTTGTAGTACCTCCTCAGCCCTATCACTCCTCCCAATACAGCAAAGGGTATTACTATAAAGAAAGGATGAGCTGTAAAGCCAAGAATTGCACCAACGTAGAAGAAAATGATGTAAAACCACAAATAGGTATTGAGGTTTACGTGCGAATCTAATCGTTTCATAATATATGGGGATTTAAGTACACCTAAAAGTAATAATAAATTTATTTAGTAACAATATTTAACGGCAGTCATTTTGCGTAATGACAGAGAGATGAAGGAATAATTTACTATACTAAACCTAAACTTTGCACGCCAATAATAAAAAGTGTGTAACCACAAACAAACGCATACATTCTAATGCTAAGGAGTAAAAAAGTAGTTCAAAACGAGTAGAGGTTCATAAATAATATTACCTTTGCCAGACTTAACTATCAGATAATAAACAATAAAACAGAAAATAGGTATGCATAAAGTAGTCATTATAGCTCTGTGCTCACTCATATTACTCCTATCTATTTTGCTTATCTCTAGCTTTCATTTGGAACAAGATTTTCGATATGTAGCCATCTTGGGTTTCGTACTTTCTACCCTTATGGGCAAATGGATTTTATTCAAAAAAGACACCAATAAAACACTTCACTCCAACCTATTAATGGGGATATTACTTTATCTTGCATTCCTTGGTTTTATAGGTACCCAAAGCTACACTTTAGTTCTTCAAAACAAATGGGCAATGCTCCCTTTTGGAAACAACCTGATAGTAGTGGGCTTTGCATTCTTTGCCGTCATCATAGCCATAACAACTTTTTTTGATATAGATAAAAATAAGCACGAAAAGAATAATATACACGCTTAAAAGCTATCTTACAACCTATCAGAAAAAGAAAGCACTGCCCCCATTGTTATTCTTTCATTCAGAAATGGTATATTTAAAGCATAGTCTGGTATTCATTTGGGTACAGACAGATAATCGTATTTAAAAATAAGCCTAAAACTATGCACAAAATTATTATTTACCTTATTAGTATTACCATACTACTTTTCTCGGGTAGAATATTTTTCATTACAGATGATATCAATCAACTTTTTATAGCCTTTATGGGTGTTATTATGCCTTTAGTGCTAATCAAGTGGCTTTTTAAAGCTAATCCCATCTCGGAGATATTTAAAAACAACAAAACACTCGGCATCATTTTTTATCTTTTGACATTGAGCTTTCTAGCGATTCAGACGGGCATACTTATGTCGCACTATGAGCTGATAACAGAAACTTTTGGGTTCTTTAATGCAGTGGTAGGTTTTGGTCTATTTGCCACTACTCTATTACTACTTACATCCATAGATAAGGTAAATAAACGTTGGAGATAACGAGGATATTTATATTACAAAAAAAGACGACTTCAAGTGAGGTCGTCTTTTTTGTGATCCCGAAGCGATTCGAACGCTTGACCCACGCCTTAGAAGGGCGTTGCTCTATCCAGCTGAGCTACGGAACCAGTTTTATTAGTGGTTGCAAATGTAGGATGTTTTTTAGAAACATCAAAGCCATTTACTCTTTTATTCCGAAATATTTTCATACAAAACAATGCTCAACACTCGCCTAGCTCAAAAGAATTGATACCTAAACATCCCGAGAACAAGCAGATAAGTTCACTTTTTTCTAGTTCCAGACTTATTTAAATAGGTAGATAAGAAATGGTATCGGCTTAATCTCTCTTAGCTAGAAAGTCAGAAGATCTGCTAAATAAATAGATGCTTAGTCCTCAGGAAGTAAAGCTAAAATACATTTTAACTCCTCAATAGGCCTATAAATATAGACTAATTTTAGAGATCTTAGGATTATCCTATAACACACCCTAAGAATATAATGGATCACCTGCAAAAGCAGGGGGGGAACATCAAAAAGATTATCTTTGTAGAAAAAACAAAAGCTATGCAAGATTCTCAAATGTTACTCGAAGTAGTTCGCTTAATTTTACCAGAAGAGTTCCTTACTTATTTCAAGATTACCAAAGTGACTAAAGTAAAAGATGTTATTACCATTTTTATGGATGAGTTTGACTCTTTACCAGCTGATCGTAAAGGGCATAAAGTAGAATCTAAAGGCTTTCTAGACCCCATAACTATCCAAGACTTTCCCGTTCGTTTTAAGAAGGTTACTCTAAAAGTACGTCGTCGTAAGTGGTATGATTCTACAACGAAAGAATACTTGACTAACAAATATGACTTACTAGCAAAAGGAACGCATTACTCGAAGGAGTTTGCGGCTTTTTTAAAAGAATTACCTAGAGACATACCCCGTATCGGCCCGCTCTCTTGAGCCTATTTGCCATATTAATGGAGATTCTTTAGAGCGACATTATAAAGAGCACTTGAGTTCATATAAGAATTGGCAAATGAAAGATCATGCTATAGAGTGGCTTTTGTTTCCAGAGAACATTTCTCCACGGCTCTGTATCGATGAAACCTCTATGACCAATGGAGACTTATATACCATATTAAGTAATCCCAATAATAAAGGGAAACAGGGCACCATAGTCGCTATTATTGCTGGTGTTCAATCAGAAAAGATTATCCAGGTATTAATGAAGATGCCTGAGAGTTTAAGACAGCAAGTCAAGGAGATCACATTAGATATGGCTAATAGTATGAATAAAATAGCTCGAGTGTGTTTTCCTAAAGCCTGTCGAGTAATTGACCGATTCCATCTGCAAAAACTAGCCAATGAAGCAGTGCAAGAGGTACGAGTAAAACACAGATGGGAAGCCATAGAAGAAGAAAATCAAGCGATTAAACAAGCTAAATGGGAAGGTAAGACCTATAAACCTCTAACTTTTAGTAATGGAGACACAAAGAAACAATTACTAGCAAGAGGACGATATCTTCTTTTTAAATCTGCAGACAAATGGTCTGATAAGCAAAAAGAAAGAGCTAAGATTCTTTTTGCACAATACCCTTCATTAAAAGAAGCCTATAGCCTATCACAAGGGCTTCGCTCTATTTTTAATCGTAAAACAATTAAAGATGCAGCAAGACTTTCTCTTGCCAAATGGTATAATAGAGTAGAGCAAACTGCTTTTCAATCCTTTAAGAGTATTGCAGGAACCATCTATTCACATTATGATGAAATATTAAACTTCTTCAACAATCGATCAACAAATGCTTTTGCAGAGAGTTTTAACGCCAAACTAAAAGCCTTTAGAACTCAACTAAGAGGGGTTACAGATATTAGTTTCTTCCTATTTAGAGTGACTAAATTATTGCTTAATAAGTTATCCCCCTAGTTTTGCAGGTGATCCAGGGTCAGTCCGTAAAGTTGGGGATTTAACAATTAAGCGTATAGCATCATCACTCTATACAGATAGAACTTTACATCATCTACTCCTCTGAATGTAGCTCTGAAAGATTTAAGTTTGGCATTGAAAGATTCAGCTGAAGCATTGGTGAGTCTGTTTTCAAAGAAATTTAATATCCTATCATTGTGATTTTTAAAGGTTTCTATTACCGTATTGAACTGAGGATAATTCCACTGCTCTACCTTATTAAACCACAGTGCAAGCTTTACCCTGGCAACATTTTTATCGTAGTTATGTGAGTATATCTGTCCAAGTTGTAAAGTCAAGTAATAGAATTGTTTTATGTCGTCAAACTGCTTAAAGAGTATCTCAGCCCTTATTCTTTGGGAGTCTGTCCATTTATCTGGACTTTTGAATAGTAGATATCTGCTGCGCACAAGAAGCTGTCTTATGGTATCGCCATTATCAAAACATGGAGGTATATATTTTTTCTTTTCTGCCTTTGCTCTTTTTATATTTGAGTTCTCCTGCTCAATAGCTTGCCAACGATATTGCACGCGCAGCTCCTGCAATGCATCCTGCATCAGCTTTTGTACATGAAAGCGGTCTATGATCTGTGTAGCACAAGGAAAGCATCTCTTAGCTATCTGTCTCATACTTCCGGCCATGTCGAGTGTAACATTCTTGACCATCCTGCGTTTTCCTTCTGGCAACTTCATCAGATGCCTGCATACGTCGTCAGCCTTTGTTCCCTTTATCATAGCTATAATCGTGCCATGCTTACCATGACCAGCCTTACCCGTTACAATGGTGTATAACTCTCCGTTGCTCAGAGATGTTTCGTCAATCGATATATTCTCACCTAAATTGTCTTTGAAATACATGTACTGATCAGCATGAGAGAGCTGATTCCAAGAACGATAACCACTTAGATGTTCCTTGTAGTAATCGTTAAGTGTCTTTGACTTTAGATGGCAAAAGTCGGCTACTACTTTTATACTAACTTCATGATTGTCAATGTAACTCTTTTAAAAAAGAACCGAACTCGGCTGTTATCCTAGTCCCGTCTGCAACCAATTGCCAGTCCCTGCTGTATGTCTTACCAGTTTGCTTATCCTCCCATCTGCGGCGTTTAATTTTTAAGTATACAGTGCGGTCACGAACAGGAAAATCTGTAACTGTTATTGTTGGATAAAAACCTTTGGAAACTAGTGGAAGACTTGAATATTCGTCTGGTATACTATTTTTCTCTTCAAGAGAGAATATATAATAATCACCCATGTCTGAATAGTCGGTAAAATCAAAATAGTCAAGCATGCCTTTGGGAAGGAACATGGACAATATATCCTTATAATCGATTGCTTTCTTTTTCATCAAGCAAAAGTAATATTTATAAGTGAAGATAGATAAGAGCTAATTGTTAAATCCCCAAGAATACGGACTGACCCCAGTTTGCAGGTGATCCAATATAATCTAATTCTATTTAATAATTGGATATAAAAAAAGCTCCTAACATCAATTGATATTAGGAGCTAGTATGTGAAGTTCTTATCAAAAATGTGATCCCGAAGCGATTCGAACGCTTGACCCACGCCTTAGAAGGGCGTTGCTCTATCCAGCTGAGCTACGGAACCAATCCTTATTTGCGTGTGCAAAGGTAAATCTTTTTTGTTAGTATAAAAAACTTGGAATAGTTGTATTGTCCTAATTTTTCTTAAATTATAGTTTTACCTGAGCTTCTTTGTATTGCTTAAACTCCAAATGGAATGCCTAGTTTGAACCAAACAAGGAAGAATAGCGCCCATGCTATCAAGATAACAACGGAGAACTTCCAAGTGTTGGAGAAGATGAAGCCAAAGCTTACTCTAGGGATATATCTATGGAGTAAGGCTAAAATAAAAGGACAGTAATAAAGAAAAGGGGTTACTACGTTTGTAGCACTATCTCCTACCCGAAAGGCTGTTTGTACAACATCTGGAGAGATGCCCATAGCCCAAAACAAAGGGATAAAGATGGGAGAAATCAATACCCACTTACCCAGTGCAGAAACCATAATGAGGTTTACCCAAGCACAATATATTATAAAAAGGAGTAAGGCCCAAGTAGGATTATCGACAGCAACAGAGGCTGTAAGATGTCCAAAAAATAAGACAATTAATTGGTCGAGCTGAGTATAAGTGAGGCACGCAAAGAACTGTGCTGCAAAAAAGGCAATCACAAAATAGATACTTAGCACTCTAATACCCGAGGTTAGACCCATCACTACATCTACATCTCGCTTATATTTACCCGAACTCAACCCATATACTACGCCCATAATTCCTAAACTCAACGACAGAATCATTAAGGCTCCCATAATAAAAGGGGAACGCACCAACTCTCCACTCACTCCTCTAAATAGCCCTAAAGAGGAGAACGTGAGCCAGCCAATTAAGAATAAGAAAGTAAGGCCGATGAGTGCAGCAATATTCAAGGATCGCTTTTCACGATGAGCTAGTTCTTTAAATTCTTCAAGCTCTTGTACCATACCTTTCTCTTCCAACTTCGGTATCAGTGTTTTTTTTGCAACCCAATAAATCACGGGAGTCAGAAAAAGGGTAGAACCAAACATAAAGAAGTAATTGGCATAAGGTCCTGAATTAAAGTTTTGTGGCGTTAGCCCTGAAGAAACATCTTGGGTGATACGAGCCAATAGAGGGTCCATCGAACTTAGCATCCAGTTGGCACTATACCCACAAGCTACGGAAACAAAAGTAACCATGATGGCTACAACAGGATGAATACCCAATCGGGGTGCGAGAAGAGCCATCAAAGGAACAAGAAATACATAACCTGCATCTCCTACCACATTGGATAAAATACCCAGTAAAATCATAATTAGAAGTCCCCAACGAGGCTTCCATTTCAATCGAGTCAGTTGATGAGACAATGCATTGAGGAAGCCTGAATCTTCGGCTACACCTATACCTAAGAGTGATACCACAACCATGCCCACAGGAGCAAATGCACTAAAATTGGTTATTGAGTTGCGCATTAGCCAACGAGCTCCCTCAGCATTCAGCAAACTCTGAACACGCAAGTATTTCCCAGTATGAGGATTGAAAACACTCACCCCATAAATATCCATCAGCCAAACCAAGAAGATCAAGCCTATGGTTAATAAGAAAAACAAAGTTGCAGGATGTACTCTTCGGGTTTTATTCCTCATCGGGTTCTAAATTATCTATATCTAAAATTCTTAACTCAAGGGCACGTACTACCAAACGGGTAGCATTGATACCCACTACTCTTTCTTCATCAGAAAACAGACGAGCAATCAAATCAGATTGTCTTTTCTCTAAAGATTTTACACCAAAAGGCATTGCTTTTAAATTCGCTATCATCTCTTTGGTATAACCTAAAGCCAGATGGCGAAGGAATCGTTCATCATATTCATCAATATCATAACCTATTACAGCCTCTTGACGCTTGTAATCGCTTATCACAGATTGTTTAAACCGCTCTACAATACGGGAAAGAATGGGTAAATTAAAGACTAGCTGTTTGCCATCTATCACAGCCTCAACATCGGTCTTGGTTAGGAGTTCTCCAGTTTTCAAGATGATACCATCGGCTCCTGCCTCTAACACGTCTACCCACAATTTTTCATTGAGTACCTCTCCAGTAAAGATCAGTACTCGCACTTTAGGATATTCCTTGGACAGCTTTCTACAAATCTCTACCCCTACTGTGGTAGAACCACCCAAACCTAAATCGAGCAATACCATATCGGGAACTTCAGTTTGCATCAGTTTCCAGAATTCTTCTTCGTTCATGGCCGTACCGATTACTTCGGCAGTAGGTATTTCGTGTTTGAAGATCTGCTCAGTTCCTTTAAGCTCAAGTTGGACATCTTCTACGATAATCACTTTAAATTGTTTTTCTTCTTTCATACATTGGCTATTTATACAATTTGTGGTTTACGAGTTAGTGTAAAGTAGAGTGAATATCCACCTTGCGGACAAGCAAAAGCACGTATTCTACACCCTCTACGTCCCACAAACTCATCGTGTTCTCTTATTATCTCTTTCGCTATTAAATAAGTTGTACCTGGCAATCCCTCTTCGGAAGTCGCTTTCATACGCTCTAAAGTTGGATAAAACAGGTTGTTTAATGTTTCTTCTGAATAGTTTTTACGAGTATCTGTAAAGGTGAAACTCACAAAATCGCCCTCACTCTCTATCTTCCATTTCAAAGCTCCAGCTATAGGCATTGCCAAAGCATCGAGGATAAGCATTTCCAGCAGATATTCTACGAGTTTCTCATCTCCTACTAGTTCGAGATGAGGTTCTATCTCTATATCCATTGTTAAAGGTATTGCTCGTTTTTTATTGCGACGTTGGAAAAGTTTCTCCATATCCCCCATCAAATCGTTTACTGAGAAGATAGATCTACGGAAGGTGGCTCTTTCCAATTCCTTTTTAGCCCACAAGCTTAAGATGGTAAATACTCCTTTATAATATTCTACCAAGTCGAACATCACTTTCACCTCTGCCATTTCTCGCTCTTCGGTCAGAGAGGTTCGTCGAAGTTCATCTACGATTTGTTTTAACCGACTAGGATAATAAATCGTTTCGTGTTTTATGGCAGATAGGCAGTTGTCTAATA is part of the Bacteroides coprosuis DSM 18011 genome and harbors:
- a CDS encoding hypothetical protein (KEGG: stp:Strop_2172 EmrB/QacA family drug resistance transporter~SPTR: Putative uncharacterized protein;~IMG reference gene:2504107717), which gives rise to MKRLDSHVNLNTYLWFYIIFFYVGAILGFTAHPFFIVIPFAVLGGVIGLRRYYKPGKTANQIIFLPLYLFFLASLGACFYINHAFGEGNSWAICSICLLFLAFSGGYFFIKEKTLPDTSKME
- a CDS encoding hypothetical protein (KEGG: cla:Cla_0809 cytochrome c biogenesis protein~SPTR: Cytochrome c biogenesis protein;~IMG reference gene:2504107718~PFAM: Phosphatidylinositolglycan class N (PIG-N)), yielding MHKVVIIALCSLILLLSILLISSFHLEQDFRYVAILGFVLSTLMGKWILFKKDTNKTLHSNLLMGILLYLAFLGFIGTQSYTLVLQNKWAMLPFGNNLIVVGFAFFAVIIAITTFFDIDKNKHEKNNIHA
- a CDS encoding hypothetical protein (KEGG: nam:NAMH_0752 hypothetical protein~SPTR: Sensory box histidine kinase;~IMG reference gene:2504107719), coding for MHKIIIYLISITILLFSGRIFFITDDINQLFIAFMGVIMPLVLIKWLFKANPISEIFKNNKTLGIIFYLLTLSFLAIQTGILMSHYELITETFGFFNAVVGFGLFATTLLLLTSIDKVNKRWR
- a CDS encoding transposase (KEGG: dfe:Dfer_4025 hypothetical protein~SPTR: Putative uncharacterized protein;~manually curated~IMG reference gene:2504107721~PFAM: Transposase), whose translation is MDHLQKQGGNIKKIIFVEKTKAMQDSQMLLEVVRLILPEEFLTYFKITKVTKVKDVITIFMDEFDSLPADRKGHKVESKGFLDPITIQDFPVRFKKVTLKVRRRKWYDSTTKEYLTNKYDLLAKGTHYSKEFAAFLKKNYLETYPVSARSLEPICHINGDSLERHYKEHLSSYKNWQMKDHAIEWLLFPENISPRLCIDETSMTNGDLYTILSNPNNKGKQGTIVAIIAGVQSEKIIQVLMKMPESLRQQVKEITLDMANSMNKIARVCFPKACRVIDRFHLQKLANEAVQEVRVKHRWEAIEEENQAIKQAKWEGKTYKPLTFSNGDTKKQLLARGRYLLFKSADKWSDKQKERAKILFAQYPSLKEAYSLSQGLRSIFNRKTIKDAARLSLAKWYNRVEQTAFQSFKSIAGTIYSHYDEILNFFNNRSTNAFAESFNAKLKAFRTQLRGVTDISFFLFRVTKLLLNKLSP
- a CDS encoding transposase (KEGG: bvu:BVU_2881 hypothetical protein~SPTR: Putative uncharacterized protein;~manually curated~IMG reference gene:2504107722~PFAM: Transposase) encodes the protein MKKKAIDYKDILSMFLPKGMLDYFDFTDYSDMGDYYIFSLEEKNSIPDEYSSLPLVSKGFYPTITVTDFPVRDRTVYLKIKRRRWEDKQTGKTYSRDWQLVADGTRITAEFGSFLKKSYIDNHEVSIKVVADFCHLKSKTLNDYYKEHLSGYRSWNQLSHADQYMYFKDNLGENISIDETSLSNGELYTIVTGKAGHGKHGTIIAMIKGTKADDVCRHLMKLPEGKRRMVKNVTLDMAGSMRQIAKRCFPCATQIIDRFHVQKLMQDALQELRVQYRWQAIEQENSNIKRAKAEKKKYIPPCFDNGDTIRQLLVRSRYLLFKSPDKWTDSQRIRAEILFKQFDDIKQFYYLTLQLGQIYSHNYDKNVARVKLALWFNKVEQWNYPQFNTVIETFKNHNDRILNFFENRLTNASAESFNAKLKSFRATFRGVDDVKFYLYRVMMLYA
- a CDS encoding AbgT transporter (COGs: COG2978 Putative p-aminobenzoyl-glutamate transporter~InterPro IPR004697~KEGG: bfr:BF2234 putative efflux pump component protein~PFAM: AbgT putative transporter~SPTR: Putative uncharacterized protein;~IMG reference gene:2504107724~PFAM: AbgT putative transporter family~TIGRFAM: p-Aminobenzoyl-glutamate transporter family) produces the protein MRNKTRRVHPATLFFLLTIGLIFLVWLMDIYGVSVFNPHTGKYLRVQSLLNAEGARWLMRNSITNFSAFAPVGMVVVSLLGIGVAEDSGFLNALSHQLTRLKWKPRWGLLIMILLGILSNVVGDAGYVFLVPLMALLAPRLGIHPVVAIMVTFVSVACGYSANWMLSSMDPLLARITQDVSSGLTPQNFNSGPYANYFFMFGSTLFLTPVIYWVAKKTLIPKLEEKGMVQELEEFKELAHREKRSLNIAALIGLTFLFLIGWLTFSSLGLFRGVSGELVRSPFIMGALMILSLSLGIMGVVYGLSSGKYKRDVDVVMGLTSGIRVLSIYFVIAFFAAQFFACLTYTQLDQLIVLFFGHLTASVAVDNPTWALLLFIIYCAWVNLIMVSALGKWVLISPIFIPLFWAMGISPDVVQTAFRVGDSATNVVTPFLYYCPFILALLHRYIPRVSFGFIFSNTWKFSVVILIAWALFFLVWFKLGIPFGV
- a CDS encoding response regulator receiver protein (COGs: COG2197 Response regulator containing a CheY-like receiver domain and an HTH DNA-binding domain~InterPro IPR001789~KEGG: bfs:BF2282 putative two component system response regulator~PFAM: Signal transduction response regulator, receiver domain~SMART: Signal transduction response regulator, receiver domain~SPTR: Probable two-component system response regulator;~IMG reference gene:2504107725~PFAM: Response regulator receiver domain), producing MKEEKQFKVIIVEDVQLELKGTEQIFKHEIPTAEVIGTAMNEEEFWKLMQTEVPDMVLLDLGLGGSTTVGVEICRKLSKEYPKVRVLIFTGEVLNEKLWVDVLEAGADGIILKTGELLTKTDVEAVIDGKQLVFNLPILSRIVERFKQSVISDYKRQEAVIGYDIDEYDERFLRHLALGYTKEMIANLKAMPFGVKSLEKRQSDLIARLFSDEERVVGINATRLVVRALELRILDIDNLEPDEE